The following are encoded together in the Blastocatellia bacterium genome:
- a CDS encoding M48 family metallopeptidase codes for MQIEENFKLKNPLIQNYVNQLGTFVGSYSIVPNKNLKFIITKSEAPNATSIGGGTIIISQGLLQIVETEDELAGVLAHEIAHDTYAHVQRTMTRQLFWLAKVRKVNSKEEVEEAIDKLLVAYEKSKFATTVEKLKNFVLGTHPLTSYRSFALDWEAGFIKLPPKNSSYTSPAFTAMKEELNKITNIDIESDNEINLEMDKELSKKGK; via the coding sequence ATGCAAATAGAGGAAAACTTTAAGCTTAAAAATCCTCTAATTCAAAATTATGTTAATCAATTAGGTACTTTTGTAGGTTCTTATTCAATTGTCCCAAATAAAAATCTAAAGTTTATTATCACTAAATCAGAAGCCCCTAATGCTACTTCTATTGGTGGTGGAACAATTATTATTTCCCAAGGGTTGCTGCAAATAGTTGAAACAGAAGACGAACTAGCCGGAGTTCTAGCTCATGAAATTGCACATGATACTTATGCACATGTTCAAAGAACTATGACTAGACAACTTTTTTGGCTGGCAAAAGTGCGTAAGGTAAATAGTAAGGAAGAAGTAGAAGAAGCTATAGACAAATTACTTGTTGCTTATGAGAAAAGTAAATTTGCTACTACAGTGGAAAAACTAAAAAACTTTGTTCTAGGGACACATCCTTTAACTTCTTATCGCTCTTTTGCCCTAGATTGGGAAGCAGGTTTTATTAAACTTCCTCCAAAAAACTCTAGCTACACTAGCCCTGCTTTTACTGCTATGAAAGAAGAACTAAATAAAATAACTAATATTGATATTGAATCTGATAATGAAATCAATTTGGAAATGGATAAAGAACTTAGTAAGAAGGGAAAATAA
- a CDS encoding VWA domain-containing protein, which translates to MCYKILLVIICFFALLTQSLAQNPQKTETVETFEEESIKIDAQLVTVPVIVSDPVGRYITGLEVEDFSIYEDGVEQKIEFFSVEAAPFRVMLLIDTSYSVVNSIGKIKSAALEFVDNLRDEDEVAAIGFSSYIFPLTDGFTRNKNDLSIKLSRLEGLSETALYDAVYTAAHDVLKKITGRKAVILLTDGFDNRSRFSAEKAIKEMVESGALVYVVRYPSGNPESQKLDFINELVEATAGFRYDTTKIADLSPSLQKIAAELRHVYTVGYYPSNPLETGGQRRIQLKVKEKQDIILRYKKAYDSNEYALAKSNPPYIYNYDKKILYKKRPSFSLENKKDISSGLGVLSATIDAKPYHNKRIRLSSYVRTENVAVWGAMWMRIDDKAGKPLTSCLKDKPKDTLMENLLTTGTAEWTKQEIVLDVGEDSQTISYGIFLDGMGKIWISSAIIEVVDKTIPTTETNNWQKYRIGQIFTKAEFQAEKR; encoded by the coding sequence ATGTGCTATAAAATATTATTAGTAATAATTTGTTTTTTTGCTCTACTTACCCAATCTTTAGCACAAAATCCACAAAAAACAGAAACAGTTGAAACTTTTGAAGAAGAAAGCATTAAAATTGATGCTCAATTAGTTACTGTTCCTGTAATAGTTAGTGATCCTGTTGGAAGATATATCACAGGGTTAGAGGTTGAAGATTTTTCAATTTATGAGGATGGGGTTGAACAAAAAATAGAATTTTTTTCTGTTGAGGCAGCCCCTTTTCGTGTGATGTTATTAATAGATACAAGTTATAGTGTAGTTAACAGTATAGGTAAAATTAAAAGTGCCGCCCTAGAATTTGTTGATAATTTAAGAGATGAAGATGAAGTAGCTGCAATAGGCTTTTCAAGTTATATTTTCCCACTTACAGATGGATTTACTAGAAATAAAAATGACTTATCTATTAAGCTAAGTCGTTTAGAAGGCTTAAGTGAAACTGCTCTTTATGATGCTGTTTATACTGCTGCCCATGATGTACTAAAAAAAATTACAGGAAGAAAAGCTGTTATTTTACTTACAGATGGTTTTGATAACAGAAGTCGTTTTTCTGCTGAAAAAGCTATAAAAGAAATGGTTGAATCTGGAGCTTTAGTTTATGTTGTGCGCTATCCTTCTGGTAATCCTGAAAGTCAGAAACTGGATTTTATAAATGAATTAGTGGAAGCCACCGCAGGTTTTCGCTATGACACTACCAAAATAGCTGATTTAAGCCCATCACTACAAAAAATAGCTGCTGAACTTCGCCATGTTTATACAGTTGGTTATTATCCTTCAAATCCTCTTGAAACAGGTGGTCAAAGACGCATTCAATTAAAAGTAAAAGAAAAACAGGACATAATCCTTCGTTACAAAAAAGCTTATGATAGTAATGAATATGCTCTTGCTAAAAGTAACCCTCCTTATATTTATAACTATGATAAAAAGATACTTTACAAAAAAAGACCTAGTTTTTCCCTTGAAAATAAAAAAGATATCTCCAGTGGTTTGGGAGTTTTATCAGCAACTATAGATGCAAAACCTTACCATAATAAACGGATTCGCTTAAGCTCTTATGTAAGAACAGAAAATGTTGCTGTTTGGGGAGCAATGTGGATGCGAATTGATGATAAAGCTGGTAAACCTTTAACTTCTTGCCTTAAGGATAAACCTAAGGATACTCTTATGGAGAACCTTCTTACAACAGGTACAGCGGAATGGACAAAACAAGAAATTGTTTTAGATGTAGGGGAAGATAGCCAAACAATTTCTTATGGTATTTTCCTAGATGGAATGGGGAAAATTTGGATTAGTTCAGCTATTATAGAAGTTGTTGATAAAACAATTCCTACTACAGAAACTAATAATTGGCAAAAATATAGAATAGGACAAATTTTTACTAAAGCTGAGTTTCAAGCCGAAAAACGATAG
- a CDS encoding endonuclease/exonuclease/phosphatase family protein encodes MTTTFHEQETISKNIIPDNYQDLLNNLRLFNTKSELYQSSFYQQNSNILDKILNHIWEQPCTSTKPRLKDFLRLVHWNIERGKHLEAIIKLFNTDPILQFADVISLNEVDLGMNRTQNHNIAFELGQRLGMHAVYIPEYLELTKGIGEELTLAGENKEALHGNAVLSRYPILAIHSVRLPSCFDTYQFSEKRFGERVALIVEIEVNKQIIYLVNTHLEVRNTPKCRAKQFQSILQALEKLPPKPTIIAGDLNVGTFKRGNFYYSFLGFLRLAFNNPEKLAYELRHPEKNMSYFLIMLKNMNLSMSLIMMI; translated from the coding sequence ATGACCACCACTTTTCACGAACAAGAAACTATTTCTAAAAATATAATTCCTGATAATTACCAAGATTTGCTAAATAACTTACGCTTATTTAATACCAAATCAGAGCTTTATCAATCCTCGTTTTATCAACAAAATAGCAATATATTAGATAAAATTCTTAATCATATCTGGGAGCAACCTTGTACAAGCACTAAACCACGCTTAAAAGATTTTTTACGACTAGTTCATTGGAATATTGAGCGAGGAAAACATTTAGAAGCAATAATTAAGCTTTTTAATACTGATCCGATCTTACAATTTGCTGACGTTATTTCACTTAATGAAGTTGATTTAGGCATGAACCGGACACAAAACCACAACATTGCTTTTGAGCTAGGGCAACGCTTAGGAATGCACGCGGTTTATATTCCAGAATACCTAGAATTAACTAAAGGCATAGGCGAGGAATTAACTTTAGCAGGCGAAAATAAAGAAGCTTTGCATGGAAATGCTGTGCTTTCGCGCTATCCTATTTTAGCTATTCATTCTGTAAGACTACCTAGTTGTTTTGATACTTATCAATTTAGTGAAAAACGTTTTGGTGAAAGAGTCGCGCTAATTGTTGAAATAGAAGTAAATAAACAAATAATTTACTTAGTCAACACTCATTTAGAAGTCCGTAATACTCCAAAATGTCGTGCAAAACAATTTCAAAGCATTTTACAAGCTTTGGAAAAACTCCCTCCTAAACCTACAATTATTGCGGGTGACTTAAATGTAGGTACTTTTAAGAGGGGTAATTTTTATTATTCATTTTTAGGCTTTTTACGTCTGGCTTTTAACAATCCAGAAAAACTAGCCTATGAGCTAAGGCATCCAGAAAAAAATATGAGCTACTTTTTGATTATGCTAAAAAACATGAATTTGAGTATGAGTCTTATAATGATGATTTAG
- a CDS encoding M36 family metallopeptidase — MHKRQLMLLLFLLMIVLPLLLPNNSLQAKINQINELPNLKTSQIIPNFDIRENTYLSKGVFESEFNQLSDQRLKKVAALKRKYANLQLNWPKFKQTPKTLFSYSQALTFPSQDKAEKIINKFLRENQDLYQLTLDKLDQNELKPLNSYQTKHNNTSNFVFQQYYQDLPIFGAYLQTVLNKNKQIVWLNSELVPNIDKQTNLSLKISAQEAINFAAESIGTNISLMFGDNSEPELVLFPMAITKQKSKYDQELRPAWQVRLTDRETGNSYLILVDARKAAVLLRANLTWNLDEQVPSYRVFTSNTPQPNLPFVSTNPSFVDRQLITTNGDKVASPMGWLDGSFTTRGNNVDAQTDPQGTDSGNGFRPRAENLIFDFPLMLNTVGQEPELFSSASVTNLFYWVNFTHDYLYKLGFDEASGNFQLDNFGRGGMGGDRIIAEAQDGSGFNNATFGTSEDGFSGRMQIFLWKTTTPKLDAAYDAEVIIHEYVHGLTTRLVGGPQNVVSLFGTQGAGMGEGWSDWYAMSILSKPIDNPRASYPFASYVVQKFTQGIRRLPYSTDKNINPITYADIDPTQSQFNTNVTAVHSVGEVWCQALWEVRANFIDTYGFEVGKNMIEQLVTDALKLTPINPSMIDGRDAILLADQINNDGANQCLIWQGFAARGIGFSSSSLGGTSQVKQSFDIPPYCEKTGVISLDRPTYLDNEEIQIRLGDRDLIEQNQVNVVINSQKTGDQEQITLTKDDSIAGQFLGSIKVSFAASNIANDGILQSSVGDTIQVIYQDASNQQGQSTQAIAITKTVKLKTLLSDSLENGTSNFVPDDKWKLTTTFSHSPMRSWTDSPKGNYKDRANSILKVKKVNLIGLLGARLVFWQRYQMERGFDFGFVEVKPGKQPWQTVAAFTGEQLDFQKTTIDLSQFDGQKLAVRFRLVTDVGTVADGWYLDDIEILSGSTE, encoded by the coding sequence ATGCACAAACGCCAATTAATGCTATTGCTATTTTTATTAATGATTGTCTTACCTTTACTACTTCCAAATAATTCTTTACAAGCTAAGATTAATCAAATCAATGAGTTACCAAACTTAAAAACTTCTCAAATAATTCCTAATTTTGACATTAGAGAAAATACTTATTTATCAAAAGGAGTTTTTGAAAGTGAATTTAATCAGCTTTCTGACCAACGGCTAAAGAAAGTAGCAGCACTTAAGAGAAAGTATGCAAATTTACAGCTAAATTGGCCCAAGTTTAAGCAAACCCCCAAGACTTTATTTAGCTATTCCCAAGCCTTAACTTTTCCTAGTCAAGACAAAGCAGAAAAGATCATCAATAAATTTTTAAGGGAAAATCAAGATCTTTATCAGCTAACTTTAGATAAATTAGACCAAAATGAGTTAAAACCACTAAATAGCTATCAAACCAAACATAACAACACTTCTAATTTTGTCTTTCAGCAATATTATCAAGATCTACCAATTTTTGGTGCATATCTACAAACAGTACTAAATAAAAATAAACAAATTGTTTGGCTTAATAGTGAACTTGTCCCAAATATTGATAAGCAAACTAACTTGAGCTTAAAGATCTCTGCTCAAGAAGCTATAAACTTTGCCGCTGAAAGCATAGGAACAAATATTAGTTTAATGTTTGGTGACAATTCAGAACCTGAACTAGTGTTATTTCCTATGGCAATAACAAAACAAAAAAGCAAATATGACCAAGAATTACGACCAGCCTGGCAAGTTCGTCTAACTGATAGAGAAACAGGAAATAGCTATTTAATTTTAGTTGATGCTCGTAAAGCAGCAGTTTTACTTAGAGCTAATTTAACTTGGAATCTTGATGAGCAGGTGCCAAGTTATAGAGTATTTACCAGCAATACACCTCAGCCTAACTTACCTTTTGTGTCCACCAATCCATCTTTTGTTGATCGTCAACTTATTACAACTAATGGCGATAAGGTAGCCTCACCAATGGGCTGGCTTGATGGTAGTTTTACTACTCGTGGAAATAATGTTGATGCTCAAACCGATCCACAAGGGACTGATAGCGGAAATGGTTTTCGACCTAGAGCAGAAAACTTAATATTTGATTTTCCTTTAATGTTAAATACTGTAGGTCAAGAACCAGAACTATTTTCTTCTGCCTCTGTAACTAATTTATTTTATTGGGTTAACTTTACTCATGACTATCTTTATAAATTAGGGTTTGATGAAGCTTCAGGAAATTTTCAGCTAGATAATTTTGGTCGTGGAGGTATGGGAGGCGATCGGATAATTGCTGAGGCTCAAGATGGAAGTGGTTTTAATAATGCTACTTTTGGAACATCTGAAGATGGTTTTTCAGGGCGGATGCAGATTTTTTTATGGAAAACTACTACACCAAAGCTTGATGCTGCTTATGATGCTGAAGTAATTATCCATGAATATGTACATGGTTTAACTACTCGTTTAGTTGGTGGGCCTCAAAATGTTGTTTCTTTATTTGGTACACAAGGGGCAGGAATGGGAGAAGGTTGGTCAGATTGGTATGCAATGTCAATTTTAAGTAAACCTATAGATAATCCTAGGGCTAGCTATCCTTTTGCTAGTTATGTAGTACAGAAATTTACTCAAGGAATTCGCCGCTTACCTTATAGCACAGATAAAAATATTAATCCTATTACTTATGCTGATATTGACCCTACACAAAGCCAATTTAATACTAATGTAACAGCCGTTCATAGCGTAGGTGAAGTTTGGTGCCAAGCTCTTTGGGAAGTTAGAGCGAACTTTATTGATACTTATGGGTTTGAAGTAGGTAAGAATATGATAGAGCAATTAGTCACAGACGCGCTAAAACTAACGCCTATAAACCCATCAATGATTGATGGACGAGATGCTATTTTATTGGCTGATCAGATAAATAATGATGGTGCTAATCAATGCTTAATTTGGCAAGGTTTTGCTGCTCGTGGAATTGGCTTTAGTTCAAGTTCATTAGGTGGAACTAGCCAAGTAAAACAATCTTTTGATATCCCTCCTTATTGTGAAAAAACAGGAGTAATTAGCTTAGATCGCCCAACTTACCTTGATAATGAAGAAATACAAATTCGCCTTGGAGACCGCGACTTAATAGAACAAAACCAAGTTAATGTAGTGATCAATAGTCAAAAAACTGGCGATCAAGAACAAATTACTTTAACAAAAGATGACTCTATTGCAGGCCAATTTTTAGGCTCAATTAAAGTCTCTTTTGCTGCCAGTAATATTGCTAATGATGGCATTTTACAATCAAGCGTAGGTGATACAATACAAGTGATTTATCAAGACGCAAGCAACCAACAAGGTCAATCTACACAAGCTATTGCTATAACTAAAACAGTTAAGCTAAAAACTTTGCTTTCAGACTCATTAGAAAACGGAACTAGCAATTTTGTTCCTGATGATAAATGGAAATTAACAACTACCTTTTCCCATAGTCCAATGCGTTCTTGGACAGATAGCCCAAAGGGAAATTACAAAGACCGAGCTAATTCAATTCTTAAAGTTAAAAAAGTTAACCTAATAGGTCTTTTAGGGGCAAGGCTAGTTTTTTGGCAACGCTACCAAATGGAACGAGGTTTTGACTTTGGCTTTGTAGAAGTAAAGCCAGGAAAACAGCCTTGGCAAACTGTTGCTGCTTTTACAGGTGAACAACTTGATTTTCAAAAAACCACAATTGATTTAAGTCAATTTGATGGTCAAAAATTAGCTGTTCGTTTTCGTCTTGTAACTGATGTTGGAACTGTTGCTGATGGTTGGTATCTTGATGATATAGAGATACTTAGCGGATCAACTGAATAG